A stretch of DNA from Halobacteriovorax sp. JY17:
TATAAGGAAATTGATCAAGTGATGTCTTAACAGAATCTAAGAAATTCATCTCTCCATCGACTATGAGAATTTTCGTCTTCTTAGGTTTGGAAAATGTTATCTTATCATCAAGCCAAGCAAGATGTTTCTTCTTACAAACACGTAACTCATCGGCATGCTCACCTTGCCTAATCTTTAAATCATTTTGCAGCTCAAGAAGCCTATTTTTCTTTGCCTGTTCATCTTCTAGAGAGTTTGCCATCTCAAGATCAGACTCTGCAATAACAGGATCACTTACAAACTTAATCCCAAGCTCATAAGCGTAATCATAATCGTAGTAGAGATCACTAGTAACAACATTATTTACAATAAATTGGTTTGATGGAATCGTCTCCCTTGGAAAGGAAGTTTTAACTTCAAGCTGATCCCCTTTCGACTGAGAAAAGTTTCCTTCGGCCCGTATATACTCAGGAGTAATATAACCTATTCTAAAATCATTAATTAAACTTGCCTCTACAGGAGTTTTAAACTTACCTTTGGCAAATGTTGGCTTGGCCACCTGCTTTTCAAATGCCAGATACATTGGATGATAAATCACATCATGAATTTCACCGCACTTCACATGAGTGAAGTCCACACCAGAAGCTGAACACTCTCTCAGATACTTCTTACTATCAACAAGACCTACAATAGGAACTGTATCAAGTGTAGAAAGTCTCTTAAGCTGCCTAGAAAGTTTTAGAAAACATTTCGTGTTAACAGAAAAATCTATATAAATAATCTTAGGGTTTAATTTTAAGATATCAACGAGTAAATGAAGGTAACCATTTTCATCGGGAGAGAAACTGATAACCATAGAGAAATTCAAAGCTTCGTACTTTTGCTTAAAACGCTGCTCTAATGAATGGAAGTAGCCCTTATCATTTCCGCAATATACGATAATATTTGAATTCTTCTTTATTTCCGCCATCTTACCTCTTAAATAAAATTATACGAGGTAATTTCATTCAAAACAAGTCCTATAGTCGACAATAAATTATCTATTAATTTCAATTAGTTACAATGAGAAATAAAAGTTAGATTTCGAAGTCATCATAAGACTGACCATAATGCTCGTCAAACTCTTTAGTGAAGTACTTTCTTACAAAATACTGCCCAGAACGAATAGTTGAAATAAAACTATAATCTTCTAAGTTTCTTAGTGATTGGTAAATGTCTTCGAGAGTAATTCCTAAATGCTTGGCCATTTCCGTATGGCTCATAAGCTGTGAAATTCCATGTTCTTTATAAAGATTTGCTCTACACCATACTCTTCTATAAAGATACATAAGAACCATGATCTCAACTCTAGTCAATTTATAGTGAGTGAGAATATCATCAAAGAAAATATCTGGAATTTTTGAAACAGTAGGACTTGAATCACGAGAATCACTAAGCTTAGTATTCTCTCCAGAGGTTTTAGATCTGTGATCAGCTAGAATAGAATGTAAATCAACCATAGATGTATCCTCTATTGACTCCCTACCTATAGACATTATTCCATAATTCAGAATTCGAAGCTACACAATTTATTTAGGCAGAAATTGCCCTCCCCATAAGCAGGAGTTCATGGGATTTAAAGGGCCTTGGGACTTCGTGTTCAAATCCCAGGGCCCTATAGAAACCAAGGTTATCTGCGTCGGTAGACGTTATCAAATGGACACCGTCAATACGTGAGCAATTCAGTTCATGTAGATAATGCTCAACTAATTTCCTACCTACGCCTTTTCCTTGATGGTGGGGGCTACAGTTAATGTGAAAATGCGCGGGGAACTTCTCAAAACAATCTTTGAAAAGTTCAGGTCCTGGAATAATAAAGTTCTCAAGGGCCTTTACTGAATTCATATGACCAGAGAGATAACCAGCAACTTTTTTCTCAATCAAATAGAGATAGAAGTAATCTGGAGAAAATTTTAAATAATCACCACACCACTTATTAAAGAAACTCTCCTTATGATTGTCATCTTTGAATACTTTAATTGACGAGCACGTGTAGAATATTTCTTTAATCTCTTCTAAGTACTTTTCTTGAATGTCTTTGCTTAAACTTGCGTAAGAGACAATTTCCATTTAATTATCATATCAAGAATTTAGATATTTTTAATTATATGACAATAAATTCCT
This window harbors:
- a CDS encoding GNAT family N-acetyltransferase; amino-acid sequence: MEIVSYASLSKDIQEKYLEEIKEIFYTCSSIKVFKDDNHKESFFNKWCGDYLKFSPDYFYLYLIEKKVAGYLSGHMNSVKALENFIIPGPELFKDCFEKFPAHFHINCSPHHQGKGVGRKLVEHYLHELNCSRIDGVHLITSTDADNLGFYRALGFEHEVPRPFKSHELLLMGRAISA